A window of the Acidovorax sp. YS12 genome harbors these coding sequences:
- the thiC gene encoding phosphomethylpyrimidine synthase ThiC yields MNAPDSFSHLLARTREPFPASAKSYLTGSRGDLRVPVRDIRLTNGEVVSVYDTSGPYTDPAAAIDVRQGLASVRGAWIAERADTESYEGRVRRALDDGQKAEDGDRLAQLRAEAAALQRQPLRAKAGTNVTQMHYAKKGIVTPEMEYVALRENGRREWMQQYLQDAAREQRLAGNPLGASIPKIITPEFVRDEVARGRAIIPANINHPEVEPMAIGRNFKVKINANIGNSAVTSSIEEEVEKLVWAIRWGADNVMDLSTGKAIHTTRDWIVRNSPVPIGTVPIYQALEKVGGIAEDLTWAIFRDTLIEQAEQGVDYFTIHAGVRLAFIHLTAQRRTGIVSRGGSIMAKWCMAHHRESFLYEHFEDICDIMKAYDVSFSLGDGLRPGCASDANDEAQFAELRTLGELTQTAWKHDVQTMIEGPGHVPLHMIQANMTEQLKHCHEAPFYTLGPLTIDIAPGYDHIASAIGAAMIGWMGTAMLCYVTPKEHLGLPDRDDVKQGIIAYKIAAHAADVAKGHPGARARDDALSQARFDFRWQDQFNLGLDPDTAKEYHDETLPKDSAKVAHFCSMCGPKFCSMKITQEVREFAQQGLQHKAEEFRGAGGELYVPIQPVA; encoded by the coding sequence ATGAACGCTCCCGACTCGTTTTCCCACCTCCTGGCCCGCACGCGCGAGCCTTTCCCGGCCTCGGCCAAAAGCTACCTGACAGGCTCGCGCGGCGACCTGCGCGTGCCGGTGCGCGACATCCGCCTGACCAATGGCGAGGTGGTCAGCGTCTATGACACCTCCGGCCCCTACACCGACCCGGCCGCCGCCATCGACGTGCGCCAGGGGCTGGCCAGCGTGCGCGGCGCGTGGATCGCCGAGCGCGCCGACACCGAAAGCTACGAGGGCCGCGTGCGCAGGGCGCTCGACGACGGCCAGAAGGCCGAGGACGGCGACCGCCTGGCCCAGTTGCGCGCCGAGGCCGCCGCGCTGCAGCGCCAGCCGCTGCGCGCCAAGGCGGGCACGAACGTGACGCAGATGCACTACGCGAAGAAGGGCATCGTCACCCCCGAGATGGAGTACGTGGCGCTGCGTGAGAACGGCCGCCGCGAATGGATGCAGCAGTACCTGCAGGACGCGGCGCGCGAGCAGCGCCTGGCCGGCAACCCGCTGGGCGCGAGCATTCCGAAGATCATCACGCCCGAGTTCGTGCGCGACGAAGTGGCGCGCGGCCGCGCCATCATCCCGGCCAACATCAACCACCCCGAAGTCGAGCCCATGGCCATCGGGCGCAACTTCAAGGTGAAGATCAACGCCAACATCGGCAACTCGGCCGTCACTTCCAGCATCGAGGAAGAGGTGGAAAAGCTGGTCTGGGCCATCCGCTGGGGCGCGGACAACGTGATGGACCTCTCGACCGGCAAGGCCATCCACACCACGCGCGACTGGATCGTGCGCAACAGTCCCGTGCCCATCGGTACCGTGCCCATCTACCAGGCGCTGGAGAAGGTGGGCGGCATCGCCGAGGACCTGACCTGGGCCATCTTCCGCGACACGCTGATCGAGCAGGCCGAGCAGGGCGTGGACTACTTCACCATCCACGCGGGCGTGCGCCTGGCCTTCATCCACCTTACCGCGCAGCGGCGCACCGGCATCGTCTCGCGCGGCGGCTCCATCATGGCCAAGTGGTGCATGGCACACCACCGCGAGAGCTTCCTGTACGAGCACTTCGAGGACATCTGCGACATCATGAAGGCGTATGACGTGTCCTTCAGCCTGGGCGACGGCCTGCGCCCCGGCTGCGCGTCCGACGCCAACGACGAGGCCCAGTTCGCCGAGCTGCGCACCCTGGGCGAACTCACGCAGACCGCCTGGAAGCACGACGTGCAGACCATGATCGAAGGCCCCGGCCACGTGCCGCTGCACATGATCCAGGCCAACATGACGGAGCAGCTCAAGCACTGCCACGAGGCGCCGTTCTACACCCTCGGGCCGCTGACCATCGACATCGCGCCGGGCTACGACCATATCGCCAGCGCCATCGGCGCCGCCATGATCGGCTGGATGGGCACGGCCATGCTGTGCTACGTGACGCCCAAGGAACACCTGGGCCTGCCCGACCGCGATGACGTGAAGCAGGGCATCATCGCCTACAAGATCGCCGCGCACGCCGCCGATGTGGCCAAGGGCCACCCGGGTGCCCGCGCGCGCGACGACGCACTGAGCCAGGCGCGTTTCGACTTCCGCTGGCAGGACCAGTTCAACCTGGGCCTGGACCCCGACACCGCCAAGGAATACCACGACGAAACCCTGCCCAAGGACAGCGCCAAGGTGGCGCATTTCTGCTCCATGTGCGGCCCCAAGTTCTGCTCGATGAAGATCACGCAGGAGGTGCGTGAATTCGCCCAGCAGGGCCTGCAGCACAAGGCCGAGGAGTTTCGCGGCGCGGGCGGCGAGCTGTACGTGCCCATCCAGCCGGTGGCCTGA
- a CDS encoding MCP four helix bundle domain-containing protein codes for MRVLGRLSIRARLYFGTVFSLALLVLLGSMGYVALDRTRTTLQVLFAERVQTLTDMSDLRTTLGDLRRAEKDIIINYNNAVEVGQLRERWNKSLASLRKSLGEARGAQAADAAFAKAVDQALAEIQQYAEGIGPIFDRLENAQLDGAGAGAYADQLKQHMEATDQLLSTLAQSARQQMDEARQAVDARTSAMAGLIGVTLLVALAVLVPLTLASVRSITRSLAQARDLAEHIAAGDLTHEIRAQQQDEVGQLVQAMGRMQEALRALVRQVQDAAGNIATASGEIATGNQDLSLRTEQTAASLQETASSMELLAGTVQSGAESSRHASDYAVSAAQVAQRGGSMVEQVVQTMDQITASSRKIADITGVIDSIAFQTNILALNAAVEAARAGEQGRGFAVVAGEVRILAQRSAAAAREIKDLIGNSSQRVEEGSRQVAQAGETMTEIVGSVRRVSDIIGEVTAAAADQRDNLGQIHQSVRQLDQMTQQNAALVEQSAAASESLREQARLLAQAVRQFKVREGEGAAGQAVARVEAPAASPMLARALPAASA; via the coding sequence ATGAGAGTCCTGGGCCGCCTGTCCATCCGCGCGCGTCTGTATTTCGGCACGGTGTTTTCATTGGCCTTGCTGGTGCTGCTGGGAAGCATGGGCTATGTGGCCCTGGACCGCACGCGCACCACGCTGCAGGTGCTGTTCGCCGAGCGCGTGCAGACGCTGACCGACATGTCCGACCTGCGCACCACGCTGGGCGATCTGCGCCGCGCGGAGAAGGACATCATCATCAACTACAACAACGCCGTCGAGGTGGGCCAGTTGCGCGAGCGCTGGAACAAGTCCCTCGCGTCGCTGCGCAAGAGCCTGGGCGAAGCGCGCGGGGCGCAGGCGGCGGACGCCGCGTTCGCCAAGGCCGTAGACCAGGCGCTGGCCGAGATCCAGCAGTACGCCGAAGGCATCGGCCCCATTTTCGACCGGCTGGAAAACGCCCAGCTCGACGGCGCGGGCGCCGGGGCCTACGCGGACCAGCTCAAGCAGCACATGGAGGCCACCGACCAGTTGCTCTCCACCCTGGCCCAGAGCGCGCGCCAGCAGATGGACGAAGCGCGCCAGGCCGTGGATGCGCGCACGTCGGCCATGGCCGGGCTCATCGGCGTGACCCTGCTGGTGGCGCTGGCCGTGCTGGTGCCCCTGACGCTGGCCAGCGTGCGTTCCATCACGCGCTCGCTGGCGCAGGCGCGGGACCTGGCCGAGCACATCGCGGCGGGCGACCTCACGCACGAAATCCGTGCACAGCAGCAGGATGAAGTGGGCCAGCTGGTGCAGGCCATGGGGCGCATGCAGGAGGCGCTGCGCGCCCTGGTGCGCCAGGTGCAGGATGCGGCCGGCAACATCGCCACGGCCAGCGGCGAAATCGCCACGGGCAACCAGGACCTGAGCCTGCGCACGGAGCAGACGGCGGCCAGCCTGCAGGAAACGGCTTCTTCGATGGAACTGCTGGCCGGCACCGTGCAAAGCGGCGCCGAGTCCTCGCGCCATGCCAGCGACTATGCCGTGTCGGCCGCGCAGGTGGCGCAGCGCGGCGGCAGCATGGTGGAGCAGGTGGTGCAGACCATGGACCAGATCACGGCCAGTTCGCGCAAGATCGCCGACATCACCGGGGTGATCGACTCCATTGCCTTCCAGACCAATATCCTGGCGCTCAACGCCGCCGTGGAGGCCGCCCGCGCGGGCGAGCAGGGGCGCGGCTTTGCCGTGGTGGCCGGCGAGGTGCGCATCCTGGCGCAGCGCAGCGCCGCGGCGGCCCGGGAGATCAAGGACCTCATCGGCAACTCCAGCCAGCGTGTCGAGGAGGGGTCGCGCCAGGTGGCGCAGGCGGGCGAGACCATGACCGAGATCGTCGGCAGCGTGCGCCGGGTCTCGGACATCATCGGCGAAGTCACGGCGGCGGCCGCCGACCAGCGCGACAACCTCGGCCAGATCCACCAGTCGGTGCGCCAGCTCGACCAGATGACGCAGCAGAACGCGGCCCTGGTGGAGCAGTCGGCGGCGGCTTCCGAGTCGTTGCGCGAGCAGGCGCGCCTGCTCGCGCAGGCCGTGCGCCAGTTCAAGGTGCGCGAGGGCGAGGGCGCCGCGGGCCAGGCCGTGGCGCGCGTGGAAGCGCCGGCGGCATCGCCCATGCTGGCGCGGGCCCTGCCTGCCGCCAGCGCGTGA
- a CDS encoding MCP four helix bundle domain-containing protein: MHMPHTLPLPARATVGPLGRRLLGLFVAVLALSLVGSAIGLWSLLRIGQSTDDIVQRSVSNERLVADAYRLQAINAERYKAVALSSEPEVGETLGADIAETQRQYDALIDTLAQRLARTADEEHLAHVNTQAQSFHQARAALVQARDFGLTQRIREVYATQFLPASQALLAALDALTQSQRQSIDAGALRVASWSWRAQLALVAFGALSLVLGTLLALWLVRSITRPIALASDTANRVAGLDLRHDIAGHDRDETGHMLSSLAVMQTALRHLAQQVRASVYSLHAASTDIASGNANLSDRTEEAAASLQETAAALEHVKRALQASAETAHHTEARAAQAAAQARQGQDVVAHVVQTMQDISASAHKIADITGMIDSIAFQTNILALNAAVEAARAGEQGRGFAVVASEVRSLANRSAQAAREIKALIATSVEQVEAGSRLAGDAGRAMQQVVTAIQDAARTMADIKTGSQAQNDDITSIHSALSRLDLMTQQNAALVEESSAATESLRVQANDLTGLVSQFLLPGQPPQAVVPPALRLAAH; encoded by the coding sequence ATGCACATGCCACACACACTCCCCCTCCCTGCCCGCGCCACCGTCGGCCCCCTGGGCCGGCGCCTGCTGGGCCTGTTCGTCGCCGTGCTGGCGCTGAGCCTGGTGGGCTCCGCGATCGGGCTGTGGTCCTTGCTCCGCATCGGGCAATCGACCGACGACATCGTCCAGCGCAGCGTGTCGAATGAACGGCTGGTGGCCGATGCCTACCGCCTCCAGGCCATCAACGCCGAGCGCTACAAGGCGGTGGCGCTGAGTTCCGAGCCCGAAGTGGGAGAGACCCTGGGAGCAGACATTGCCGAGACCCAGCGGCAATACGATGCCCTGATCGACACCCTGGCCCAACGCCTCGCCCGCACTGCGGACGAGGAACACCTGGCGCATGTGAACACGCAGGCGCAGTCGTTCCACCAGGCCCGCGCGGCCCTGGTGCAGGCGCGCGATTTCGGGCTCACGCAGCGCATCCGCGAGGTCTATGCAACGCAGTTCCTGCCCGCGTCGCAGGCCCTGCTGGCGGCGCTGGACGCGCTCACGCAGTCCCAGCGCCAGTCCATCGACGCCGGGGCCCTGCGGGTGGCGAGCTGGAGCTGGAGGGCGCAACTGGCACTGGTGGCGTTCGGCGCGCTCTCGCTGGTGCTGGGCACGCTGCTGGCGCTATGGCTGGTGCGCAGCATCACGCGGCCCATCGCGCTGGCCAGCGACACAGCCAACCGCGTGGCCGGGCTCGACCTGCGCCACGACATCGCCGGGCACGACCGCGACGAAACCGGCCACATGCTGTCGTCGCTCGCAGTCATGCAGACGGCGCTGCGGCACCTGGCGCAGCAGGTGCGCGCCTCGGTATACAGCCTGCACGCGGCGTCCACCGACATCGCCAGCGGCAACGCCAACCTGTCCGACCGCACCGAGGAAGCCGCGGCCAGCCTGCAGGAAACGGCCGCGGCGCTGGAGCACGTCAAGCGGGCCCTGCAGGCCTCGGCGGAGACCGCGCACCACACCGAGGCGCGTGCCGCCCAGGCCGCGGCCCAGGCCCGCCAAGGCCAGGACGTGGTGGCGCACGTGGTGCAGACCATGCAGGACATCTCCGCCAGCGCGCACAAGATCGCCGACATCACGGGAATGATCGACTCCATTGCCTTCCAGACCAATATCCTGGCGCTCAACGCCGCCGTGGAGGCCGCCCGCGCGGGCGAACAGGGGCGCGGCTTTGCCGTGGTGGCCAGCGAGGTGCGCAGCCTGGCCAACCGCTCGGCACAGGCCGCGCGCGAGATCAAGGCGCTGATCGCCACCTCGGTCGAGCAGGTCGAGGCCGGCTCGCGCCTGGCAGGCGACGCCGGCCGGGCGATGCAGCAGGTGGTCACGGCGATCCAGGACGCCGCGCGCACGATGGCCGACATCAAGACCGGCAGCCAGGCGCAGAACGACGACATCACGTCGATCCACTCCGCGCTTTCGCGCCTGGACCTGATGACCCAGCAGAACGCGGCCCTGGTGGAAGAGTCCTCGGCCGCCACCGAAAGCCTGCGGGTGCAGGCCAACGACCTCACGGGGCTGGTCAGCCAGTTCCTGCTGCCGGGGCAGCCGCCCCAGGCGGTGGTGCCGCCCGCCCTGCGCCTTGCGGCGCACTGA
- a CDS encoding LysR family transcriptional regulator, whose product MQNLNWDDLRLLLAVAHHASLLDAGRALGIATTTLSRRLAALEAGLGVQLVHRNHAGTTLTGNGARLVQALEPLGLALEATLRDAVGADSRASGSIRLTLAEGLEPLAVQAIASFRAQNPGVDFALDTSFRALDIGKDEADIALRTLQPRSEGLVVRRVGYLHFGVYTARQGMAVATPSPGQARMLLARGTGVVLGGEQQGLKESRWLQSQVRAVSLRTQTLAALVDAVRQGLGAGVIPDELARDDPSLARIGTCEAVPRKTLWLVMSQRSAKLARVRGFADHVTACLRQALQPAS is encoded by the coding sequence ATGCAAAACCTGAACTGGGACGACCTCCGGCTGCTGCTTGCCGTCGCCCACCATGCCTCGCTCCTGGATGCGGGCCGGGCCCTGGGCATCGCGACCACCACGCTGTCGCGCCGCCTGGCGGCCCTGGAAGCGGGCCTGGGCGTCCAGCTGGTGCACCGCAACCACGCCGGCACCACGCTGACGGGCAACGGCGCGCGCCTGGTTCAGGCCCTGGAGCCCCTGGGCCTGGCGCTCGAAGCCACCCTGCGCGATGCCGTCGGCGCCGACAGCCGCGCGTCCGGATCGATCCGGCTCACGCTGGCAGAGGGGCTGGAGCCTTTGGCCGTGCAGGCCATCGCGTCCTTCCGGGCGCAGAACCCCGGCGTGGACTTCGCGCTCGACACCTCGTTCCGCGCCCTGGACATCGGCAAGGACGAAGCCGACATCGCGCTGCGCACGCTGCAGCCGCGCTCCGAGGGATTGGTGGTGCGCCGCGTGGGGTACTTGCACTTCGGCGTCTACACGGCCCGCCAGGGCATGGCCGTGGCCACGCCTTCGCCCGGACAGGCGCGGATGCTTCTGGCGCGCGGCACGGGCGTGGTGCTGGGCGGGGAACAGCAAGGCCTGAAGGAGAGCCGCTGGCTCCAGTCCCAGGTCCGCGCGGTGTCGCTGCGCACGCAGACGCTGGCGGCCCTGGTCGATGCCGTGCGGCAGGGCCTGGGCGCTGGCGTGATTCCCGACGAACTGGCCAGGGACGACCCCTCTCTCGCCCGGATTGGCACCTGCGAGGCCGTGCCGCGCAAGACGCTCTGGCTGGTCATGAGCCAGCGCTCCGCCAAACTGGCGCGCGTGCGCGGCTTCGCCGACCACGTGACGGCCTGCCTGCGCCAAGCGCTTCAGCCAGCCTCCTGA
- a CDS encoding NAD-dependent epimerase/dehydratase family protein produces MNQKTAFVTGAAGFLGRHLVSTLAQAGWRIHALVRGAAPGWLAAQAGVTVHRGAAEDRAALRAAMPQGVDAVFHLAGNTSSWRGDAVAIQRDNVFATQALLDVARERGAARVVMTSTLGVFRLGGRIEERSAMLAPGERNPYLRSKLLADAMLSDAGQRGLPVVSLHPAHMLGAHDVSGWVRLFDDAAAGRMAAAPGGRASFCAAREVARAHLGAALLAAPARRYVLGGADASYLELFRRIAHLTGAKPVTRTVPKALLYTVACAAQGASWLRGRRPAVTPGLARILAGELVCDSALAEADLGYRAVPLPDMLQESFADWSARRSPGAIQGL; encoded by the coding sequence TTGAACCAGAAGACTGCATTCGTAACCGGCGCGGCGGGGTTTTTGGGCCGCCATCTCGTATCCACCCTGGCGCAGGCCGGCTGGCGCATCCATGCGCTGGTGCGTGGCGCCGCCCCTGGCTGGCTGGCGGCGCAGGCCGGCGTGACCGTGCACCGCGGCGCGGCCGAGGACCGGGCCGCGCTGCGTGCGGCGATGCCGCAGGGGGTGGACGCGGTGTTCCACCTCGCGGGCAACACGTCGTCGTGGCGCGGGGACGCGGTAGCGATCCAGCGCGACAACGTGTTCGCCACCCAGGCGCTGCTGGACGTTGCGCGCGAGCGCGGCGCGGCGCGCGTGGTCATGACATCCACGCTGGGGGTGTTCCGCCTCGGGGGGCGCATCGAGGAGCGCAGCGCGATGCTCGCCCCGGGGGAGCGCAATCCCTACCTGCGCAGCAAGCTTCTGGCGGACGCGATGCTGTCGGACGCCGGGCAGCGCGGGCTGCCGGTCGTCAGCCTCCACCCGGCGCACATGCTGGGGGCCCATGATGTGTCTGGCTGGGTCCGCCTCTTCGACGATGCCGCCGCCGGGCGGATGGCGGCCGCGCCAGGCGGGCGGGCCAGCTTCTGTGCGGCGCGCGAGGTGGCCCGTGCGCACCTGGGCGCCGCGCTGCTGGCAGCGCCCGCAAGGCGCTATGTGCTTGGCGGGGCCGATGCGAGCTACCTGGAGCTGTTCCGCCGGATCGCGCACCTGACGGGCGCGAAGCCGGTGACGCGCACCGTGCCGAAGGCGCTTCTGTACACGGTGGCCTGCGCGGCCCAGGGGGCGTCCTGGCTGCGCGGGCGGCGCCCTGCGGTCACGCCAGGCCTGGCGCGGATCCTGGCGGGTGAGCTGGTGTGCGATTCGGCGCTGGCCGAGGCCGATCTCGGCTACCGCGCCGTGCCTTTGCCGGACATGCTGCAGGAGAGCTTCGCGGACTGGTCGGCGCGCCGGTCGCCTGGCGCCATCCAGGGGCTTTGA
- the ruvC gene encoding crossover junction endodeoxyribonuclease RuvC — MRILGIDPGLQTTGFGVVDVEGHHLRYVASGTIRTTGARAAPALGDLPGRLKLLFDGITEVAARYQPDTAAVEIVFVNVNPQSTLLLGQARGAALTALVNANLPVAEYTALQMKKAVVGHGRAAKAQVQEMVRRLLELPGLPGTDAADALGLAITHAHAGAAMGRIAAVAPLQRRQHAMYKGGRSY; from the coding sequence ATGCGCATCCTCGGCATCGACCCCGGCTTGCAGACCACTGGCTTCGGCGTGGTGGACGTGGAGGGCCACCACCTGCGCTACGTGGCCAGCGGCACCATCCGCACCACGGGCGCCCGCGCCGCGCCCGCGCTGGGCGACCTGCCCGGGCGGCTCAAGCTGCTGTTCGACGGCATCACCGAGGTGGCGGCGCGCTACCAGCCCGATACGGCGGCCGTGGAGATCGTGTTCGTCAACGTCAACCCGCAATCCACCCTGCTGCTGGGCCAGGCACGCGGCGCGGCGCTGACCGCGCTGGTCAACGCCAACCTGCCCGTGGCCGAGTACACGGCGCTGCAGATGAAGAAGGCGGTGGTCGGCCACGGCCGCGCCGCCAAGGCGCAGGTGCAGGAGATGGTGCGCCGCCTGCTGGAGCTGCCCGGCCTGCCGGGCACCGACGCGGCCGACGCGCTGGGGCTGGCCATCACCCACGCCCATGCTGGCGCCGCGATGGGGCGCATTGCTGCGGTGGCGCCGCTGCAACGCCGCCAGCACGCCATGTACAAGGGCGGACGCAGCTACTGA
- the mtgA gene encoding monofunctional biosynthetic peptidoglycan transglycosylase, whose protein sequence is MKALARWVALLLLAALGLQLFFVARIAAMAWAAPQSTTFQRSEAWALWHSPGGLRWRQQWVPYAQISDHLKRAVLASEDDGFVHHDGVEWSAIEKARERNAKAEARATAQRPPRIRGGSTITQQLAKNLLLSGERTLLRKGQELVLAFALEHLLSKQRILEIYLNSVEWGAGVFGAEAAAQHYYRKSAAQLAPAEAARLAVMLPAPKHYEKQPGSPYLAQRARTILARMPSAQLP, encoded by the coding sequence ATGAAGGCGCTGGCACGCTGGGTGGCGCTGCTGCTGCTGGCGGCCCTGGGCCTGCAGCTGTTCTTCGTCGCGCGCATCGCCGCCATGGCGTGGGCCGCCCCGCAGTCCACCACCTTCCAGCGCTCCGAGGCCTGGGCGCTGTGGCACAGCCCGGGCGGCCTGCGCTGGCGCCAGCAGTGGGTGCCCTACGCGCAGATTTCCGACCACCTCAAGCGCGCCGTGCTGGCTTCGGAAGACGACGGCTTCGTCCACCACGACGGCGTGGAGTGGAGCGCGATCGAAAAGGCGCGCGAGCGCAACGCCAAGGCCGAGGCGCGCGCCACGGCCCAGCGCCCGCCCAGGATTCGCGGCGGCTCCACCATCACCCAGCAGTTGGCCAAGAACCTGCTGCTGTCAGGCGAGCGCACCCTGCTGCGCAAGGGGCAGGAGCTGGTGCTGGCCTTCGCGCTGGAGCACCTGCTGTCCAAGCAGCGCATCCTGGAGATCTACCTCAACAGCGTGGAATGGGGCGCGGGCGTGTTCGGCGCCGAGGCCGCCGCGCAGCACTACTACCGCAAGAGCGCCGCCCAACTGGCACCGGCCGAGGCCGCCCGCCTGGCGGTGATGCTGCCCGCGCCCAAGCACTACGAGAAGCAGCCCGGCTCGCCCTACCTGGCGCAGCGCGCCCGCACCATCCTGGCGCGCATGCCCTCGGCGCAGCTGCCCTGA
- the aroE gene encoding shikimate dehydrogenase translates to MSLDTYCVMGNPVEHSRSPWIHGRFAALTGHDLQYTRQLVPLDGFAQAVRAFAQAGGRGCNVTVPFKLEAAQCATTRSARVQLAAAANTLVFQDGAIHADNTDGLGLVADIQRNAGVPLAGRDVLLVGAGGAAAGVLGPLLHEGPRRVAVMNRTAARAQALVQAHMPLAALQKTELLALDMQGLEHDFDIIINATASSLAGAGVPVPAHVLRPGSLAYDMMYGSAAQPFLDWAARHGACPRDGLGMLVEQAAEAFALWRGMRPPSAQVLAELRSAMA, encoded by the coding sequence ATGAGCCTCGATACCTACTGCGTGATGGGCAACCCGGTGGAGCACAGCCGCTCCCCCTGGATCCACGGCCGCTTCGCCGCCCTGACCGGGCACGACCTGCAGTACACGCGCCAGCTCGTGCCGCTGGACGGCTTCGCGCAGGCCGTGCGCGCCTTCGCCCAGGCGGGTGGGCGCGGCTGCAACGTCACCGTGCCGTTCAAGCTCGAAGCCGCGCAGTGCGCCACCACGCGCAGCGCGCGCGTGCAGCTCGCCGCGGCGGCCAACACGCTGGTCTTCCAGGACGGCGCCATCCACGCCGACAACACCGACGGCCTGGGCCTGGTGGCCGACATCCAGCGCAACGCCGGCGTGCCGCTGGCCGGGCGCGACGTGCTGCTCGTGGGCGCGGGCGGCGCCGCCGCCGGGGTGCTCGGCCCGCTGCTGCACGAGGGCCCGCGCCGCGTGGCGGTGATGAACCGTACCGCAGCCCGTGCCCAGGCGCTGGTGCAGGCCCACATGCCCCTTGCAGCGCTACAAAAAACAGAGCTGCTTGCGCTTGATATGCAAGGGCTGGAGCACGATTTCGACATCATCATCAACGCCACCGCGAGCAGCCTGGCCGGCGCCGGGGTGCCGGTGCCCGCCCACGTGCTGCGCCCCGGCAGCCTGGCCTACGACATGATGTACGGCAGCGCCGCACAGCCCTTCCTCGACTGGGCCGCGCGCCACGGCGCCTGCCCGCGCGACGGCCTGGGCATGCTGGTGGAGCAGGCTGCCGAGGCCTTTGCCCTCTGGCGCGGCATGCGCCCCCCGTCGGCCCAGGTGCTGGCCGAACTGCGCAGCGCCATGGCATGA